In Chryseobacterium gleum, a single genomic region encodes these proteins:
- a CDS encoding glycoside hydrolase family 97 protein — MRKKVLYIVFSLFLISKSFAQVAEISSPDGHLKLHVFSEEGKASYNVILQGKAMLEKSPLGLVTNESDFSKDLKFVDSKKDIISKKYTNEKIKKSEIDYKANTLLVNFSNADQHQIGIEFQVSNNNIAFRYIIPPMKERLSVVVQSETTGYRFPSQTTTFLSPMMKPMTGFARTAPSYESGYKADAELGIPSDYGYVFPGLFHIGNEGWVLLSETGVNSSYCASHLETTAEKSLYKVAYPNIAENNGFGSTGAAVSLPGKTPWRTITVGSSLKPIIETTIPFDVVDPMYEPSQEYQFGKSTWSWILWQDNSMNYDDQVKFIDLAAALKYQFILMDALWDKNIGKERMKNLIQYAKSKNVGVLLWYNSNGAANDAPMGPRNKMSSSIERKKEMKWLKEAGVKGLKVDFFGGDKQETMRLYEDILSDANDFGLTIIFHGATLPRGWEVMYPNYAGSEAVLASEMLYFSEDVRKQEAFFATLHPFIRNTVGSMEFGGTFLNKYLTKSNRAKNKRHTTDGFQLATAILFQNPVQMFGIMPNNLTDAPEFQLSFMKEVPTLWDETVFIDGYPGKYAVVARRHADQWYVAGVNAEKKSQKLKIKLPMFAGKTVRFINDDAKGNSSEKEVKVNAKGDFMIEIQPNGGFVVRN, encoded by the coding sequence ATGAGAAAAAAAGTTTTATATATCGTATTCAGTCTGTTTCTGATCAGCAAAAGCTTTGCACAGGTTGCAGAAATTTCAAGCCCTGACGGACATCTGAAACTTCATGTTTTTTCAGAAGAGGGAAAAGCATCGTATAATGTTATCCTTCAGGGAAAAGCAATGCTTGAAAAATCCCCGTTGGGTTTGGTAACCAACGAGTCCGATTTTTCAAAGGATCTGAAATTTGTGGACAGCAAAAAAGATATCATTTCTAAGAAATATACAAACGAAAAAATCAAAAAATCTGAGATTGATTATAAGGCCAATACTTTATTGGTTAACTTCAGTAATGCAGACCAGCATCAAATAGGCATTGAATTTCAGGTGAGCAACAACAATATTGCTTTCCGTTATATTATTCCACCGATGAAAGAACGGCTGAGTGTTGTGGTACAGTCAGAAACCACAGGGTACAGGTTCCCGTCACAGACCACTACTTTTCTTTCACCTATGATGAAGCCGATGACAGGATTTGCCCGCACAGCGCCAAGTTATGAAAGCGGTTATAAAGCTGATGCTGAGCTGGGAATACCATCCGATTACGGATACGTTTTTCCTGGCCTGTTCCATATCGGAAATGAAGGCTGGGTATTACTTTCTGAGACAGGAGTGAACAGTTCGTATTGTGCTTCACACCTTGAAACCACAGCAGAAAAAAGCCTTTACAAAGTCGCTTATCCGAACATTGCTGAAAATAACGGTTTCGGAAGTACCGGAGCAGCTGTTTCTCTTCCCGGAAAGACGCCATGGAGAACAATTACAGTAGGCAGCTCCCTGAAACCCATCATAGAAACTACCATTCCTTTTGATGTGGTAGATCCGATGTATGAGCCTTCACAGGAATATCAGTTCGGAAAATCTACCTGGAGCTGGATTCTGTGGCAGGATAACAGTATGAATTATGATGATCAGGTGAAATTCATAGACCTTGCTGCTGCACTGAAATATCAGTTTATTCTTATGGATGCGCTTTGGGATAAAAATATTGGAAAAGAACGAATGAAAAACCTTATTCAATATGCAAAATCGAAAAACGTGGGAGTATTACTTTGGTACAATTCCAATGGGGCAGCCAATGACGCACCGATGGGACCTAGAAATAAAATGAGCTCATCCATTGAACGGAAAAAAGAAATGAAATGGCTGAAAGAAGCGGGTGTAAAAGGACTGAAAGTGGATTTCTTCGGAGGAGACAAACAGGAAACCATGCGTCTTTACGAAGATATTCTGTCAGATGCCAATGATTTTGGACTAACCATTATTTTCCATGGAGCTACTTTACCGAGAGGCTGGGAAGTAATGTACCCGAATTATGCGGGAAGTGAAGCCGTTCTTGCTTCGGAAATGCTTTATTTCTCAGAAGATGTACGGAAACAGGAAGCTTTTTTTGCCACACTTCATCCTTTCATCAGAAACACAGTGGGAAGCATGGAGTTTGGCGGGACTTTCCTCAACAAATATTTAACAAAATCCAACAGAGCCAAAAATAAAAGGCATACCACAGATGGCTTTCAGCTGGCTACAGCAATCCTGTTTCAGAATCCCGTTCAGATGTTTGGCATCATGCCGAATAATCTGACCGATGCTCCGGAATTTCAGCTCAGCTTTATGAAAGAAGTTCCGACACTTTGGGATGAAACAGTTTTCATAGACGGCTATCCCGGGAAGTATGCCGTGGTTGCGAGAAGACATGCGGATCAATGGTATGTGGCTGGCGTAAATGCTGAGAAGAAATCCCAAAAACTGAAAATAAAGCTTCCGATGTTTGCAGGGAAAACAGTTAGATTCATTAATGATGATGCAAAGGGAAATTCATCAGAAAAAGAAGTGAAAGTAAATGCAAAAGGCGACTTTATGATTGAAATTCAGCCGAACGGAGGATTTGTAGTAAGAAATTAA
- a CDS encoding glycoside hydrolase family 43 protein — protein MKNTIQYILGLCLIGFSEGLSAQNPIIQTNYTADPAPMVYNDRLYVYTTHDEDDSTWFTMNDWKVYSTNDMVNWTDHGTILSYKDFDWAKRDAWAAQCVERNGKFFLYVPMWSKTNNKGAIGVAVGDSPFGPFHDPLGKPLVQSEWGDIDPTVFVDDDGQAHMYWGNPKLKYVKLNEDMISYSGNITEVPMTEESFGKRDGKPNLERPTKYEEGPWLYKRKNLYYLFWPGGPLPEFIGYSTGKTAQGPWKYGGIVMPTEGKSFTNHPGVIDFRGKTYFFYHNGALPGGSGFTRSVSLEELTFNKDGSISPFKMTNGITKAIATVNPYSFNQAEMIAWSENVKSYQNKEAGVFIKAKKNGAYSSVKNVDFRKKGAAAFSARVGTTHNSDVTMTVHLNAVNGPVAATVKVPLTGGDDRWETVKVQLTEKITGIHDLYFVFNGKASTDIMYFDYWTFLENN, from the coding sequence ATGAAAAATACAATACAATATATACTGGGACTTTGTCTGATAGGCTTTTCCGAAGGCTTATCAGCGCAGAACCCTATTATTCAGACCAACTACACTGCAGATCCGGCACCAATGGTCTACAATGACAGGCTGTATGTCTACACCACACACGATGAGGATGATTCCACCTGGTTTACCATGAACGACTGGAAAGTGTATTCCACCAACGACATGGTCAACTGGACAGATCACGGAACAATTCTCTCGTATAAAGATTTCGACTGGGCAAAACGTGATGCCTGGGCCGCACAATGTGTAGAAAGAAACGGAAAGTTTTTTTTATACGTTCCGATGTGGTCCAAAACCAATAACAAAGGCGCTATAGGGGTTGCCGTTGGCGACAGTCCGTTTGGGCCTTTTCATGATCCGCTGGGAAAGCCTCTTGTTCAGAGCGAATGGGGAGATATTGATCCTACCGTTTTTGTAGATGATGACGGACAGGCTCATATGTACTGGGGAAATCCTAAATTAAAATACGTAAAGCTGAATGAAGATATGATTTCCTATTCCGGAAATATTACAGAAGTTCCGATGACCGAAGAATCATTTGGAAAAAGGGACGGAAAGCCTAACCTGGAAAGACCCACAAAATACGAGGAAGGTCCTTGGCTGTACAAAAGGAAAAACCTGTATTATCTTTTCTGGCCGGGCGGTCCGCTTCCTGAATTCATAGGATATTCTACAGGTAAAACAGCACAGGGACCCTGGAAATATGGAGGAATTGTAATGCCTACTGAAGGGAAATCATTCACCAATCATCCCGGTGTTATTGATTTCCGGGGGAAAACCTATTTCTTTTATCATAATGGTGCATTGCCGGGCGGAAGCGGTTTTACAAGATCGGTAAGTCTGGAAGAGCTTACATTCAATAAAGACGGTTCCATCTCACCATTTAAAATGACCAACGGAATTACAAAAGCTATCGCAACAGTTAATCCTTATTCATTCAATCAGGCAGAAATGATTGCCTGGTCGGAAAATGTAAAATCCTATCAGAATAAAGAGGCTGGTGTTTTCATCAAAGCAAAAAAAAATGGGGCTTATAGCAGTGTAAAGAATGTAGATTTCCGGAAAAAAGGAGCTGCTGCCTTCTCTGCAAGAGTAGGAACTACCCATAACAGTGACGTCACAATGACCGTTCATCTGAATGCTGTGAACGGCCCGGTTGCTGCAACGGTAAAGGTTCCGCTGACGGGTGGAGATGACCGCTGGGAAACCGTGAAAGTTCAGCTTACTGAAAAGATTACCGGCATTCATGATCTGTACTTTGTATTCAATGGAAAAGCCTCAACAGATATTATGTATTTCGATTACTGGACCTTTCTTGAAAATAATTAA
- a CDS encoding glycoside hydrolase family 43 protein has translation MNQRNLKYITLSFLLAGIGIAAQNPVIQTHFTPDPAPMVYQGKMYVYTGDDQPGFDFYTMTKWRVYSTEDMVNYTDHGSPISLESFSWARDRAWAAQCIERNGKFYWYICVQTVDNNMAIGVAVSDSPTGPFRDALGKPLISTGTWDNIDPTVFIDDDGQAYLYWGNSKLFYVKLNKDMTSYQGKITEIPQSVEAFGGLRRPGKSDEVLQKQEKFDDVYVEGPWLYKRNNQYYMMYAGMTGRTECLSYSTSPSPTGPWKYQGKIMTDQPTNSFTNHGGIIDFKGKSYLFYHTGLLPAGGSYGRSTAVEEFRYHADGTIPKIIMTKEGVAPAGTLNPYQRTEAETMAWSEKCSTSENRKTGVYVSDARAGGYIRVRSVDFEKGASAFSASVAAGIDGGILEVHLDDVKGPKIAEIEIPRTGGWEEFKTLTTKISASVFGVHDLYFVFQGKNITAGRKLFNFDYWSFQKK, from the coding sequence ATGAATCAACGAAACTTAAAATATATCACACTTTCTTTTCTGTTGGCAGGGATTGGTATTGCTGCACAGAATCCGGTTATTCAGACCCATTTTACACCAGATCCGGCTCCCATGGTCTATCAAGGGAAAATGTATGTTTATACAGGGGATGATCAGCCGGGATTTGATTTTTATACGATGACCAAATGGCGGGTGTATTCCACGGAAGATATGGTCAATTATACAGACCATGGTTCGCCTATTTCTTTAGAGTCTTTCAGCTGGGCGCGGGACAGGGCCTGGGCAGCACAGTGTATTGAAAGAAACGGTAAATTCTACTGGTATATCTGTGTACAGACCGTTGACAACAATATGGCTATTGGGGTGGCGGTGTCTGACAGTCCTACAGGGCCTTTCAGAGATGCTTTGGGAAAACCTCTGATTTCAACCGGAACCTGGGATAATATTGACCCGACGGTTTTTATAGATGATGACGGACAGGCTTATCTGTATTGGGGAAACAGTAAATTATTTTATGTGAAGCTCAATAAAGATATGACTTCCTATCAGGGGAAAATCACAGAAATTCCACAATCGGTGGAAGCTTTCGGCGGGCTGAGACGTCCCGGGAAAAGTGATGAGGTTCTGCAAAAGCAGGAAAAATTTGATGATGTATATGTAGAAGGACCATGGCTTTACAAGCGAAACAATCAATATTATATGATGTACGCTGGAATGACCGGAAGAACAGAATGTTTATCCTATTCAACCAGCCCATCGCCAACCGGGCCGTGGAAATATCAGGGGAAAATAATGACCGACCAGCCTACTAACAGCTTTACCAACCATGGCGGAATTATCGATTTCAAAGGAAAGTCCTACCTGTTTTACCATACCGGACTATTGCCGGCCGGAGGAAGCTACGGACGCTCAACTGCTGTAGAAGAATTCAGATATCATGCTGACGGGACTATTCCGAAGATTATAATGACCAAAGAAGGTGTAGCTCCGGCTGGAACCTTAAATCCATATCAGAGAACCGAAGCCGAAACTATGGCATGGTCGGAAAAATGCAGCACTTCCGAAAACAGGAAAACCGGAGTGTATGTCTCCGATGCCAGAGCAGGAGGGTATATCAGGGTCCGTTCGGTAGATTTTGAAAAAGGGGCTTCTGCATTTTCAGCTTCCGTTGCCGCAGGAATCGATGGCGGTATCCTGGAAGTTCATCTGGATGATGTTAAAGGACCAAAAATAGCCGAGATTGAAATTCCGAGAACCGGTGGCTGGGAAGAATTTAAAACGCTGACAACAAAAATTTCAGCATCCGTTTTCGGTGTCCACGATCTGTATTTTGTGTTCCAGGGAAAAAATATTACGGCAGGGAGAAAGCTGTTTAATTTCGATTACTGGAGTTTTCAGAAAAAATAA
- a CDS encoding NPCBM/NEW2 domain-containing protein → MLKNTFLITGIILLSFTASKAQSVVWLDKLDLNVATQGHGKPGVNTSVDGKKLTIAGETFDRGFGTHAESSLLIKLNGKAKSFSAMVGMDDEIKGQNPAAEFEIYGDNKKLWSSGVMKLGDKAKPVSVLLEGVKQLELVVTDGGNGPYYDHADWADAKFETANGAKLTTFNPISSVPYILTPKPAATPKINSAGVYGVRPGSPFLFRVAATGDRPMTFTAKNLPKGLTIDSQTGIITGKIDSKGSYEVTLNAKNAKGSASKKLKIECGDRIALTPTMGWNSWNCFGHEVSADKVKRAADALIKSGLINHGWNYINIDDSWQYNRDGKDPSFQGKMRDENGYILTNSKFPDMKGLADYMHNNGLKMGIYSSPGPWTCGGCAGSYGYEKQDAESYTKWGVDYLKYDWCSYGGVIDGLPDNDPNKVPSLAFQGGGDPDKGVKPFKLMGSLLKQQPRDIVYNLCQYGMGDVWKWGDEVNAQSWRTTNDITDTWSSVKNIALAQDRAAPFAKPGNRNDPDMLVVGVVGWGNPHQSRLKPDEQYLHMSLWSIFSAPLLIGCDLEKLDDFTLNLLTNDEVIAVNQDALGRQGVCLQTIGELRIYVKDLEDGSKAVAFANFGREKVTLPYKDFKKLGISGVQTVRDLWRQKDIAEINTDKKGLSLDIPAHGVAYYKFISLNN, encoded by the coding sequence ATGTTGAAGAATACATTTTTAATTACAGGAATTATCTTGCTTTCCTTTACTGCTTCCAAAGCTCAGTCAGTAGTCTGGCTGGATAAGCTTGATTTGAACGTGGCCACTCAAGGACATGGAAAGCCGGGAGTTAATACTTCTGTGGATGGCAAAAAACTGACGATTGCCGGAGAAACATTTGACAGAGGCTTTGGAACTCACGCTGAAAGTTCTTTGTTGATTAAATTAAATGGCAAAGCAAAAAGCTTTTCAGCAATGGTGGGAATGGATGATGAAATCAAAGGTCAAAATCCCGCTGCCGAATTTGAAATTTACGGCGACAACAAAAAACTTTGGTCAAGCGGGGTCATGAAATTAGGCGATAAAGCAAAGCCTGTTTCCGTTTTGCTGGAAGGTGTAAAACAATTAGAATTAGTCGTAACAGACGGCGGAAACGGACCTTATTATGATCACGCCGATTGGGCAGATGCTAAGTTTGAAACAGCAAACGGTGCAAAACTGACAACATTTAACCCGATTTCGTCAGTACCTTATATTTTGACGCCAAAACCTGCAGCAACTCCAAAAATTAATTCAGCAGGCGTTTATGGAGTTCGTCCTGGCTCACCTTTTTTGTTCAGGGTTGCAGCAACGGGCGACAGACCAATGACTTTTACGGCGAAAAACCTTCCGAAAGGTTTAACAATAGATTCACAGACCGGAATCATCACTGGAAAAATAGATTCTAAAGGAAGTTATGAAGTGACTTTGAATGCTAAAAATGCGAAAGGTTCAGCTTCAAAAAAATTGAAAATAGAATGTGGAGACAGAATCGCTCTCACACCTACAATGGGCTGGAATAGCTGGAACTGCTTCGGACATGAAGTTTCTGCTGATAAAGTGAAACGTGCAGCAGATGCCCTTATAAAGTCGGGACTGATCAATCACGGCTGGAATTATATCAATATTGATGATTCCTGGCAGTATAACAGAGATGGAAAAGACCCTTCATTCCAGGGAAAAATGCGCGATGAAAACGGTTATATCCTGACCAATTCCAAATTTCCTGATATGAAAGGTCTTGCAGACTACATGCATAACAATGGCTTGAAAATGGGAATTTATTCTTCTCCCGGTCCATGGACCTGTGGCGGATGTGCCGGAAGCTACGGTTACGAAAAACAGGATGCTGAAAGCTATACCAAATGGGGCGTTGATTACCTGAAATATGACTGGTGCAGCTATGGCGGTGTAATTGACGGGCTGCCGGATAATGATCCCAATAAAGTTCCTTCTCTTGCCTTTCAGGGCGGCGGAGATCCGGATAAAGGTGTAAAACCGTTCAAACTGATGGGAAGCCTTTTGAAGCAGCAGCCAAGAGATATCGTTTACAATCTCTGCCAATATGGAATGGGCGATGTATGGAAGTGGGGTGATGAGGTCAATGCACAATCCTGGCGTACCACCAACGATATTACAGATACTTGGTCAAGCGTAAAGAATATTGCCCTTGCTCAGGATAGAGCCGCGCCTTTTGCGAAACCCGGAAACCGGAACGATCCGGATATGCTGGTTGTTGGCGTTGTTGGCTGGGGAAATCCACATCAGAGCCGGTTGAAGCCTGATGAACAGTATCTTCATATGAGTCTGTGGAGTATTTTTTCAGCCCCGTTGCTCATTGGCTGTGACCTTGAGAAACTGGATGATTTCACCTTAAACCTTCTGACGAATGACGAGGTTATCGCCGTCAATCAGGATGCTTTGGGAAGACAGGGTGTTTGTTTGCAGACCATTGGTGAGCTCAGAATTTATGTCAAAGATTTGGAGGACGGAAGCAAAGCTGTGGCTTTTGCCAATTTCGGAAGAGAAAAAGTGACGCTACCCTATAAAGATTTCAAAAAATTAGGAATTTCCGGTGTTCAGACGGTTCGTGACCTTTGGAGACAGAAGGATATTGCAGAAATCAATACGGACAAAAAAGGTCTTTCATTGGACATTCCGGCACATGGCGTTGCCTATTATAAATTCATTTCACTCAATAATTAA
- a CDS encoding TIM-barrel domain-containing protein, with the protein MSFTKMNIKTSIVTVIMFSGMVNVSAQSYQKTDSGLKFSADHMNVEVKFYGENTVRIIKYPAGRSFVKNSLSVIKQEQKIRFSVSEKNNVISLKTNDLLLSINTKNGVITYALPSGKELLKETANNFKPFNDAGTQTYSVRQDFQLEKDEPIYGLGILQNEKMSQRNTDVKMIQNNTWDFVPFFQSVKGYGVFWDNYSPTQFTDTPQKTSFSSEVGDGIDYYFIYGKNADGVVAGMRDLTGNVPMLPLWTYGYWQSKERYKSQDELVNVVKKYRDLKVPLDGIIQDWQYWGNNYQWNAMDFISPDFPDAKKMVQDIHDMNAHLSVSIWSSFGPMTRQYREMDPKGMLFNISTWPESGRDVWPPDMNYPSGVRVYDAYNPEARNIYWKYLNKGIFSLGVDSWWMDSTEPDHLSQKAEDLDTKTYLGSFRKVRNAYPLMTVGGVYDHQRETTGDKRVFILTRSAFAGQQRYAANTWSGDVNSSWETLRKQVPAGLNFSLTGNPNFNSDIGGFFAGVYKRNGGSKNPMFQELYVRWLQYGTFTPMMRSHGTDVAREIYQFGNKGDIVYDAIEKFIRLRYSMLPYIYSVSHDVSKNGSSFMRALSMDFPSDKKTWDMNNEYLFGKSLLVAPVLNAQYTPEKVVKTDENEGWNKTDGNKENSVSNIDFTQNKTVKVYLPEGTDWFDFWTNEKHKGGKEIQKSVNLQTIPLYVKAGSIIPLGPDIQYATEKKWDHLTIKVYPGSDTDFIVYEDEFDNYNYEKGFYTEIPFHWNEKSKTLTIGDRKGKYKGMIETRSFNLILPDGQQKTVDYSGKKTDVHFK; encoded by the coding sequence ATGAGCTTTACAAAGATGAACATAAAGACTTCCATCGTTACGGTTATCATGTTTTCCGGAATGGTAAATGTCAGTGCACAGTCTTATCAGAAAACAGATTCAGGATTGAAGTTTTCTGCTGATCATATGAATGTTGAAGTGAAATTTTATGGAGAAAATACGGTTAGGATTATTAAATATCCTGCAGGCAGATCATTTGTCAAAAATAGTTTGTCGGTCATTAAACAGGAACAGAAAATCAGATTCTCAGTTTCAGAAAAAAATAATGTTATTTCATTGAAAACAAATGACCTCCTGCTTTCCATTAATACTAAAAATGGAGTGATCACTTATGCATTGCCATCCGGAAAAGAGCTTTTGAAAGAAACCGCAAATAATTTCAAACCATTTAATGATGCCGGAACGCAGACTTATTCTGTAAGACAGGATTTTCAGCTTGAAAAGGACGAGCCGATCTACGGTCTGGGAATTCTGCAAAATGAAAAAATGTCCCAGCGGAATACCGATGTAAAAATGATTCAGAATAATACCTGGGATTTTGTGCCTTTTTTTCAGTCTGTGAAAGGATATGGTGTTTTTTGGGATAACTATTCACCCACACAATTTACGGATACACCTCAGAAAACATCCTTTTCATCAGAAGTGGGAGATGGTATAGATTATTACTTTATCTACGGTAAAAACGCCGATGGAGTCGTTGCCGGAATGCGTGATCTTACAGGAAATGTGCCCATGCTTCCTTTATGGACATATGGCTACTGGCAAAGCAAAGAACGTTACAAAAGCCAGGATGAACTGGTGAACGTTGTTAAAAAATACCGTGATCTGAAAGTTCCTCTGGACGGAATCATACAGGATTGGCAATATTGGGGAAACAATTATCAGTGGAATGCCATGGACTTCATCAGTCCCGACTTTCCGGATGCTAAAAAAATGGTACAGGATATCCATGATATGAATGCCCATCTTTCAGTTTCCATCTGGTCGTCATTCGGACCAATGACCAGACAGTACCGTGAAATGGATCCAAAGGGTATGCTTTTCAATATCAGTACATGGCCTGAATCAGGCCGTGATGTCTGGCCTCCGGATATGAATTATCCTTCCGGTGTCCGTGTTTATGATGCGTACAATCCTGAAGCCAGAAATATATACTGGAAATACCTGAACAAAGGCATTTTCAGTCTGGGAGTAGATTCCTGGTGGATGGATTCAACAGAACCTGATCATCTCAGCCAGAAAGCGGAAGACCTGGACACTAAGACCTATCTTGGCTCATTCAGAAAAGTAAGAAATGCGTATCCTCTGATGACAGTAGGCGGTGTTTACGATCATCAGCGTGAAACCACTGGTGATAAAAGGGTTTTTATTTTAACAAGGTCAGCTTTTGCAGGCCAGCAGCGATATGCAGCCAACACCTGGTCCGGAGATGTCAATTCTTCCTGGGAAACATTGCGCAAACAGGTACCGGCAGGATTGAATTTCAGTCTTACAGGAAATCCGAATTTCAACTCTGACATCGGAGGTTTCTTTGCCGGTGTTTATAAAAGAAATGGAGGTTCAAAAAATCCAATGTTCCAGGAACTGTATGTCCGATGGCTGCAGTATGGAACCTTTACACCAATGATGCGCTCGCATGGAACCGATGTTGCGAGGGAAATTTATCAGTTTGGGAATAAAGGAGACATTGTGTATGATGCGATAGAAAAATTCATCAGGCTGCGTTACAGTATGTTACCTTATATCTATTCTGTTTCCCATGATGTTTCAAAAAACGGATCCAGCTTTATGAGGGCCCTTTCCATGGATTTTCCTTCAGACAAAAAAACATGGGATATGAATAATGAATATCTTTTTGGAAAATCATTGCTGGTGGCGCCGGTTCTCAATGCTCAATATACTCCTGAAAAAGTAGTTAAAACCGATGAAAATGAAGGCTGGAATAAAACTGATGGCAACAAGGAAAATTCAGTTTCCAACATAGATTTTACCCAAAATAAAACCGTTAAAGTTTATCTCCCGGAAGGAACAGATTGGTTCGACTTCTGGACCAATGAAAAACACAAAGGAGGAAAGGAAATTCAGAAATCTGTTAATCTTCAGACTATTCCTTTGTATGTAAAAGCAGGAAGCATCATTCCGTTGGGTCCCGATATTCAATATGCAACGGAGAAAAAATGGGATCATCTTACCATAAAAGTTTATCCGGGAAGCGATACCGATTTCATTGTATATGAAGATGAATTCGATAACTATAATTACGAAAAAGGATTCTATACAGAAATACCTTTTCACTGGAACGAAAAATCAAAAACACTAACGATAGGTGACCGGAAAGGCAAATACAAAGGAATGATTGAGACAAGGAGTTTTAACCTGATTCTTCCTGATGGCCAACAGAAAACAGTGGATTATTCCGGAAAAAAAACAGATGTTCATTTTAAATAA